The genomic DNA CCGTCGGCCGTGGTCGATGCCATGAGCTCAAAGCCCACGCCGCCGAGCCAGTAGCGGGCGACGCGGATCTTCTCCGGCTCGTCCACGTACGGATCGTCCGGCTCCGACTTGCCGAGGACCGGTTCCCATATCTTCCTGGCGGCGTCGAGGTCTTTCACGGCGATGCAGATGTGATCTATTTTTTTCGATTCCATTGTTCCTCCATTTAAGGGGTCATACGGTCTTCGCGGCATGACCGGCCAGTATGTTTCAATTCAGCGTTTCACGGTTCTGGAAATCTGCGCAATCCTTTCCATGACCTTGTCCAACCCATGGTTGTCCATCAACGATTCCAGCCCTATCTCGATCTCGCTCCTCTTTACTTCCTCGGGGACTTCCTCTTCCCATTCCGTGTAGGTCAAAGCATCGACCCGGCAGACCTGAACACACATGGGTTCCGGCAGCGGCGGATCGGATTCGCACATGTCGCAGGTCAGCGGGAGCCCCGAATCGGGCTCCTTGAATAGATCCCGGGACGGACAGGAAGCCCTGCAGAAGCTGCAATCTCTGTATCCCTTTCCGTCGACCGTATAGGTGTTTCTGCCGGTGCATTCAGCCGGAGTATACTCGCCGGCCCGGATCGGAACATACACATCTTTCCGGTCATCGACGACGACCCGGATCCGGGACCGCGCCGGATTGGTGCTGCTGAATCGCGGAACGGCGTGAAATCCGGAGCATGCCATCTCACATGCGCGGCAGCCGATGCATTTGTCGAGGTCGACGTTGATTCTTTTGCCGGTTCTCTTTTTTAACCCATCCCTCACGCTTACCACCCCTTTCACTGATTTCTTCTAGATCGCAGTCCTTTCAAAAGGAGCAGCCTCATCCTCCGTCAGAATTCCCCGCTGGATGAAGTCCTCGCTCACGAAATCCAGGCCCAGCCCGTCCAGGGTCTCCCTGGTCGGAATGCCGTCGTTATTCCATCCCTTGAACTTGTAATATTCGTCCAGCAGCTTCTTTTCCGTTTCGGGTTCACGATTTTTCCAGTGGTCCTCGGGGGGCTTCTCATCGGCTCTCCTTAGTCCCCTTCTGATATTGAGGGCCCTGACAAGATTCCGATTTCTCTTCGCTGTCTCCCAGAGCCTGTCCGAATCAAGGTCGATCCCCGACGCATGTGAGATGAAGCCGGGCAGATTATAAATGTGATAGGGCGGCCTTCCGCCGAACTGCCCCCTGAACGACGACAGAAAGGCGCAGGTGCCGATGGCATCGTCGATGTAATGCATGGTCTCATTCCAGTCGCAGATGTGAACAGCGGCTTCGATCGATGGATTTTGACGGGGCTCCCATTCCATGAACCATTTTTTGAACCTCTCGGGAGCCGCGTCCCACTGCTTTACGAACTCCTCCCTCTCTTTCCTGTCGGCAATGGGCGCCTGTGGGAAGGATCCTTCAATCTGGGTGATATTGATCTTCTCGCCGGTGGCATACATCAGAAAATAAGGATAATTAACATGCCCCAGCTTGATGGGCACCTGTTCGAACTTCTTGATGGTGTTATGATCGTATTCTTCCGCACCGTTTCCGATCTGCCGGGCCGCCCAATAAACGCCGTTGGCCAGAACATCGCCGATCCCTTCCCGCCGGACGATCTTTTCGACGAGGTAGAAAAATCTGGACTCGTTGTCGGCAGGGAAGTCCGGCAGGTCCTTGTCCGTTAGAATACCGGCCTCGTAAAGTTCGATGGCGAAGGCCATGACCTGCGGCGTCGAGTAGGCGTCGAGTCCATGCTCCTGGGTCACGCCGATGATGTCATAGTCGAAATCGAGGTCTCCAAAGGCTGCCATCGCATATGTCAGCTTGCTGTAGCATTTCTGGAAATACGGAGGCCGCCCAGGATAGACGATCGCCTGATGGCAATCCTTCGGACAGTTGTGGCAGGCCGTCCAGCGAACCCGCAACTTCTCTTCAAGCGCCATCCACTCTTCTTCCATCTCTTTGGTAAAGAAATTCCTTCTCCGAGCCCGAGCATTCCCCCAGGCAAAATTGTCGACGTGAAAGGCGTCGCCTTCCCCGTGAGCCATGGTGTCCCCGCAATCCTTGTTGTCATGCATCTCCCGATACATGGGTATGCTGATCTCGGAAAGCTCAGCCGGCCTGGCAACATGGACGTCCCTGGTCCCCCGAACGACGATCGCCTTTATTCTTTTATCCCCCATGATCACGCCGACCCCTCGCGAGGCGCTGGAGTTGGCGTGTTCGATGCTCGCCATATAAACCCTGTTTTCACCCGCCAGGCCGATGGAGGCTACCTGGGCGTCAGGCTCATTCAATTCCTCCTTAAGGAGAGTCGCCGTTTCCTGAGCACCTTTTCCCCGCAGGTGGCCGGCATCACGAATCTCCACCTTGTCGTTCTTGATCCACAGATAGACCAGGTCGGGGGCCTTGCCGCGGAAGATTATTTTGTCGTAACCGGCATACTTCAGTTCCGGACCGAAAAATCCCCCGAACAGGGAGTGCGAGTAGAGACCCGTCTGGGGAGAGAAGGTATCGACCGACGTGCGGTTGGCGCCGGGAACGGGAGTGGAATGCAGGAGGCCGGTGCTGAATATGAGCAGGTTGTCGGGAGAAAAAGGGTCGACCTCGGGCGGAACCCTGTCCCAGAGGATCTTCGCGGCGGTCCCCTGTCCCCCAAGGTAAAGTTCGGTCATTTCCGGGTCGGTAGCGACCTTTTCGATGTTTCCCCGGGAAAGATCGATCTCCAAGTCAAAGCCTGTCTCCGCGTACCGCATTTCTCTTAACTCCTTCTATTTGACCGGCGCATATGGGTATTGGCGTACCTCTTTACCACTATGGCCGCCATAAAATCAAAAGCTTGAAGGCATTTGAACAGGGATGAAGGGGATAAAAGGGATGTAATCCCAATTCCTTAAGATGAATCATCCCCTTCATCCCTTTTATCCCCGTGAATAGTTTTGACTTGTCACGGACAATCTAAAAACTTGCCTCAGGCCGAGGTGATGGCAAACACGCGCACCGGGCTGCCGGACCCGCCGACGATCTTCATGGGCGCGGTAATCAGAATCGCCCCTGTGGGCGGCAGCTGATCGAGGTTGCACAGGCTGGCAAGGCCGTATTTGCCCGCGCCATGGATCAGATGATGGCAGGGAAACATGGGGTCGAAGAGATGGGACTGACCGGCGTCCGTCCCCACGGTCTCTGTCCCGAATCCGGCCACATCGCGTTCGATCAGGAAACGAATGCATTCCACGCTCGGTCCCGGGCAGTGGGCTCCGTCCTCCTTCAGGTTGAGAAAGGCGTCCGCGTCGGTGCGCTTGGACCAATCGGTTCGCATCAGCACCCAGGAGCCTGCGGGGATGCGGCCGTGCGCCTGCTCCCACTTCTCCAGAAATTCGGGAGTCAGCAAAAAGTCCTCGTCGTCGGCCGACTCCTTGCTGGTGTCGATGACGCAGACCGGCGCGATATGATTTTGTACGGGAATGCTGTCCAGGGTGTTGTGCGGTTGGTCTTTACCCGTGACCCAGTGGCTCGGGGTATCGAAATGCGTCCCGGTATGCTCGCCGAGCGTGATGGTATTCCAGTGCCAGCCCGGCCCCTTGTCATCATACCTGGAAATGACCTCCCTGGTAAAACCTGGCGATTGGGCGAACTCGGGCGGCAGGGCGA from Desulfuromonas sp. TF includes the following:
- a CDS encoding 4Fe-4S binding protein — encoded protein: MKGVVSVRDGLKKRTGKRINVDLDKCIGCRACEMACSGFHAVPRFSSTNPARSRIRVVVDDRKDVYVPIRAGEYTPAECTGRNTYTVDGKGYRDCSFCRASCPSRDLFKEPDSGLPLTCDMCESDPPLPEPMCVQVCRVDALTYTEWEEEVPEEVKRSEIEIGLESLMDNHGLDKVMERIAQISRTVKR
- a CDS encoding cyclase family protein; amino-acid sequence: MSNPSQVLEHVLNGLTHGSIKMVDLTQPLGEETPVIALPPEFAQSPGFTREVISRYDDKGPGWHWNTITLGEHTGTHFDTPSHWVTGKDQPHNTLDSIPVQNHIAPVCVIDTSKESADDEDFLLTPEFLEKWEQAHGRIPAGSWVLMRTDWSKRTDADAFLNLKEDGAHCPGPSVECIRFLIERDVAGFGTETVGTDAGQSHLFDPMFPCHHLIHGAGKYGLASLCNLDQLPPTGAILITAPMKIVGGSGSPVRVFAITSA
- a CDS encoding aldehyde ferredoxin oxidoreductase N-terminal domain-containing protein, encoding MRYAETGFDLEIDLSRGNIEKVATDPEMTELYLGGQGTAAKILWDRVPPEVDPFSPDNLLIFSTGLLHSTPVPGANRTSVDTFSPQTGLYSHSLFGGFFGPELKYAGYDKIIFRGKAPDLVYLWIKNDKVEIRDAGHLRGKGAQETATLLKEELNEPDAQVASIGLAGENRVYMASIEHANSSASRGVGVIMGDKRIKAIVVRGTRDVHVARPAELSEISIPMYREMHDNKDCGDTMAHGEGDAFHVDNFAWGNARARRRNFFTKEMEEEWMALEEKLRVRWTACHNCPKDCHQAIVYPGRPPYFQKCYSKLTYAMAAFGDLDFDYDIIGVTQEHGLDAYSTPQVMAFAIELYEAGILTDKDLPDFPADNESRFFYLVEKIVRREGIGDVLANGVYWAARQIGNGAEEYDHNTIKKFEQVPIKLGHVNYPYFLMYATGEKINITQIEGSFPQAPIADRKEREEFVKQWDAAPERFKKWFMEWEPRQNPSIEAAVHICDWNETMHYIDDAIGTCAFLSSFRGQFGGRPPYHIYNLPGFISHASGIDLDSDRLWETAKRNRNLVRALNIRRGLRRADEKPPEDHWKNREPETEKKLLDEYYKFKGWNNDGIPTRETLDGLGLDFVSEDFIQRGILTEDEAAPFERTAI